The Deinococcus seoulensis genome window below encodes:
- a CDS encoding TrkH family potassium uptake protein, translated as MTRPPPSRPPAGPSDAARAVRRKTLYSRLSPPQLIALSFLLAILVGGVLLALPVTHGLNEDGTRRSVNFLQALFTSTSALCVTGLNVIDPAKDFNRLGQVIIMLLIQLGGLGIITFGTSFALLSRRRVNFTERMRVAQQVGALNAGGVLSLIRSIFLYTFLIELVGAALLAFRFVPLEGWGRGLFYALFHSISAFNNAGFALYSNNLMNFVADPLVSIVVALLIILGGTGFLVQLNVVAHLMNPRRNRLAVHSKLVLTMMTVLLVVGTLTYLIFEWNNPATLGPLGFGAKLLASFFQSVTTRTAGFNTLDYGAMGLTTLFISIILMFIGANPGGTGGGIKTSTFYVMMASAWSMVRGRRDATLFHRRIDTDTILRAMTVGLLSIGLVNMMFVLLLALNTRADVRFVNLFFEAVSAFGTVGLSMNTTPLLNPDQHIVLIILMFLGRIGPLTFAVAFSRSGSGDLVRYPAEKDILIG; from the coding sequence ATGACCCGTCCACCCCCGAGCCGTCCCCCTGCAGGTCCATCCGACGCGGCGCGCGCTGTGCGCCGCAAGACGCTCTATTCACGCCTGAGTCCGCCGCAGCTGATCGCGCTGTCGTTCCTGCTGGCCATTCTGGTGGGCGGCGTCCTGCTGGCCCTGCCGGTCACCCACGGCCTGAACGAGGACGGCACGCGCCGCTCCGTGAATTTTCTGCAGGCGCTGTTCACATCGACCAGCGCGCTGTGCGTGACGGGCCTGAACGTCATCGATCCCGCCAAGGACTTCAACCGGCTGGGGCAGGTGATCATCATGCTGCTGATCCAGCTGGGCGGGCTGGGCATCATCACGTTCGGCACGTCGTTCGCGCTGCTGTCGCGCCGCCGCGTGAACTTCACCGAGCGGATGCGGGTGGCGCAGCAGGTGGGCGCGCTGAACGCGGGTGGCGTGCTGTCGTTGATTCGCAGCATCTTCCTGTACACCTTCCTGATCGAACTGGTCGGCGCGGCGCTGCTGGCGTTCCGGTTCGTGCCGCTGGAAGGCTGGGGGCGGGGGCTCTTCTACGCGCTGTTCCACTCGATCAGTGCGTTTAACAACGCGGGCTTCGCGCTGTACAGCAACAACCTGATGAACTTCGTGGCCGACCCGCTGGTGAGTATCGTGGTGGCGCTGCTGATCATCCTGGGCGGCACGGGCTTCCTGGTGCAGCTGAACGTGGTCGCGCACCTGATGAACCCGCGCCGCAACCGGCTGGCGGTGCACAGCAAACTGGTGCTGACCATGATGACGGTCCTGCTGGTGGTCGGCACCCTGACGTACCTGATCTTCGAGTGGAACAACCCGGCCACGCTGGGCCCGCTGGGCTTCGGCGCGAAACTGCTGGCCAGCTTCTTTCAGAGCGTCACGACCCGCACCGCCGGCTTCAACACGCTGGATTACGGCGCGATGGGCCTCACGACGCTGTTCATCAGTATCATCCTGATGTTCATCGGCGCGAACCCTGGCGGGACCGGGGGCGGCATCAAGACCAGCACCTTCTACGTCATGATGGCCAGCGCCTGGAGCATGGTGCGCGGCCGGCGCGACGCGACGCTGTTCCACCGCCGCATCGACACCGACACGATCCTGCGGGCCATGACGGTGGGACTGCTGAGTATCGGGCTGGTGAACATGATGTTCGTCCTGCTGCTGGCCCTCAATACCCGCGCAGACGTACGCTTCGTGAACCTGTTCTTCGAGGCGGTCAGCGCCTTCGGCACGGTGGGCCTGAGCATGAACACCACGCCGCTGCTGAACCCCGACCAGCACATCGTGCTGATCATCCTGATGTTCCTGGGGCGCATCGGGCCGCTGACGTTCGCCGTGGCGTTCAGCCGTTCGGGCTCCGGGGACCTGGTCCGCTACCCGGCCGAGAAGGACATCCTGATCGGCTGA
- a CDS encoding methyltransferase domain-containing protein, which produces MPRPARSDRAAPTGRKSSRPKVDHRTRAPAREYELEALAGLEHVAATELDTVPLARDIRGPRFWYPGDPERLTRMKSVTAVYRVQGWDVPRPRGLLGHQQLGELTAFLKEVIAVGGHTSFRIGAAGRESSVMQRIAEELQTALQLPHEPETGELLIRILPQQQGEGWDVLARITRRPLSARAWRECNMSGGLNATIAYAAHKLAGQRDNDRIFNPMSGSGTLLIERALMGPYDALVGVDINPDAVTCAQTNIRAAGRDIEVAAIDALHTGLPARSFDLVMADLPWGDAIGTHGGNEALYPAFLKEMHRLTSQRGRLCVITHEIRLFERVMADQQKWNAHELFQVASGGHHPKAYLLSKR; this is translated from the coding sequence ATGCCCAGACCCGCCCGATCAGACCGCGCCGCGCCCACCGGGCGGAAATCCAGCCGACCCAAGGTCGATCACCGCACCCGCGCCCCGGCGCGCGAATACGAACTGGAGGCGCTGGCCGGACTGGAACACGTCGCCGCCACCGAACTGGACACCGTTCCGCTCGCCCGTGACATTCGCGGCCCGCGCTTCTGGTACCCCGGCGACCCGGAACGCCTGACCCGCATGAAAAGCGTCACTGCCGTGTACCGCGTGCAGGGCTGGGACGTGCCCCGCCCGCGCGGGCTGCTGGGCCACCAGCAACTCGGGGAACTGACCGCCTTCCTGAAAGAAGTCATCGCGGTCGGCGGGCACACCTCCTTCCGTATCGGCGCGGCCGGCCGGGAAAGCAGCGTCATGCAGCGCATCGCCGAGGAACTCCAGACGGCCCTGCAACTCCCGCACGAACCCGAAACCGGCGAACTCCTGATCCGCATCCTGCCGCAGCAGCAGGGTGAAGGCTGGGACGTGCTGGCCCGCATCACCCGCCGCCCCCTGAGTGCCCGCGCGTGGCGCGAGTGCAACATGTCCGGCGGCCTGAACGCCACCATCGCCTACGCCGCGCACAAACTCGCCGGGCAGCGCGACAACGACCGCATCTTCAATCCCATGAGCGGCAGCGGCACCCTCCTGATCGAGCGTGCCCTGATGGGCCCCTACGACGCGCTGGTCGGCGTGGACATCAACCCCGACGCCGTCACGTGCGCCCAGACGAACATCCGCGCCGCCGGACGCGACATCGAGGTGGCCGCCATCGACGCCCTGCACACCGGCCTGCCCGCCCGCTCCTTCGATCTGGTCATGGCCGACCTGCCGTGGGGCGACGCCATCGGCACGCACGGCGGCAACGAGGCCCTGTACCCCGCCTTCCTGAAAGAAATGCACCGCCTGACCAGCCAGCGCGGCCGCCTGTGCGTCATCACGCATGAGATCCGCCTGTTCGAACGCGTCATGGCCGACCAGCAGAAATGGAACGCCCACGAACTCTTCCAGGTGGCCAGCGGCGGCCATCACCCCAAGGCGTACCTGCTCAGCAAACGCTGA
- a CDS encoding DUF3084 domain-containing protein codes for MLWLFLPFVIVLSGVVAYAADTIARKAGRKHIRLFGLRPKTTALLVAVLSGMGISAASLAAFLLLNRNAVSTIAMADQLRPQLEALRTEIGTVQGDLKAAQADRDRAQQEAQTLRGQQQAAQRDLTSTRADLNAARTAERTLTTQAADLQRRVSALTTTRTSLERRAEESRQKLAQSEQALTRSQQRAQALDAQVVDLGARIALSEQETRSAQERAAAAQQAAEQAQARAAAQQQAAQAAQQAARTQTAQASAQVAALSAQLSRLNASRAAADSALTEAQDALARARAQQQAAQQTRDRLLAERTQLTSDRDAAARDRDRVRAELTTLQAQQAQLKAQQTQLRASNEALGRDLAAARETLGRLQDEYSSSRAELSASRNTDLAYPKNDLVYAAVVPSVRNLDAFLTEAARAAQTRGAKGTPSVRLNTQARTALETKLRGLNVSTFVQCRAAQNSAAGFPVDLTCDARPNAVLFRGNQVIRRASVNLRATPGAMQEQVSDLVRDTMLDITTRGVPSEYVQGLDVTEFVTLLGRLGERSGNVAIVGIAARQDVRPGSRVDLYPVLP; via the coding sequence ATGCTGTGGCTGTTCCTGCCGTTCGTGATCGTCCTCTCGGGCGTGGTCGCGTACGCCGCCGACACCATCGCCCGCAAGGCCGGACGCAAGCACATCCGCCTGTTCGGGCTGCGGCCCAAGACGACCGCGCTGCTCGTGGCGGTGCTGTCCGGCATGGGCATCAGCGCCGCCAGTCTCGCCGCGTTCCTGCTGCTCAACCGCAACGCCGTGAGCACCATCGCCATGGCTGACCAGCTGCGCCCGCAACTGGAGGCCCTGCGCACCGAGATCGGAACCGTGCAGGGCGACCTGAAAGCCGCGCAGGCCGACCGTGACCGCGCCCAGCAGGAAGCGCAGACCCTGCGCGGGCAGCAGCAGGCCGCGCAGCGCGACCTGACCAGCACCCGCGCCGACCTGAACGCCGCCCGCACCGCCGAACGCACCCTGACCACCCAGGCCGCCGACCTGCAACGCCGCGTGAGTGCCCTGACCACCACCCGCACCTCACTGGAACGCCGCGCGGAGGAAAGCCGCCAGAAACTCGCGCAGAGCGAGCAGGCCCTGACCCGCAGCCAGCAGCGCGCCCAGGCGCTCGACGCGCAGGTCGTGGACCTCGGGGCGCGCATCGCCCTGAGCGAACAGGAGACCCGCAGCGCCCAGGAACGCGCCGCCGCCGCCCAGCAGGCCGCCGAGCAGGCCCAGGCGCGCGCCGCCGCGCAGCAGCAGGCCGCTCAGGCCGCGCAGCAGGCCGCCCGGACCCAGACCGCGCAGGCCAGCGCGCAGGTCGCGGCCCTCAGCGCCCAGCTGAGCCGACTGAACGCCTCCCGCGCCGCCGCCGACAGCGCCCTGACCGAGGCGCAGGACGCCCTGGCCCGCGCCCGCGCGCAGCAGCAGGCCGCGCAGCAGACCCGCGACCGCCTGCTGGCCGAACGCACCCAGCTGACCAGCGACCGCGACGCCGCCGCCCGCGACCGCGACCGCGTGCGCGCCGAACTGACCACCCTGCAGGCCCAGCAGGCGCAACTCAAGGCCCAGCAGACCCAGCTGCGCGCCAGCAACGAGGCGCTGGGCCGGGACCTGGCCGCCGCCCGCGAAACGCTGGGCAGACTGCAGGACGAGTACTCCAGCAGCCGCGCGGAACTCAGCGCCAGCCGCAACACCGACCTCGCGTACCCCAAGAACGACCTCGTGTACGCCGCCGTGGTGCCCAGCGTCCGCAACCTCGACGCCTTCCTGACCGAGGCGGCCCGCGCCGCCCAGACGCGCGGCGCGAAAGGCACGCCCAGCGTCCGCCTGAACACCCAGGCCCGCACCGCCCTGGAAACCAAACTGCGCGGCCTGAACGTCAGCACCTTCGTGCAGTGCCGCGCCGCGCAGAACAGCGCCGCCGGATTCCCGGTCGACCTGACCTGCGACGCCCGCCCGAACGCCGTGCTGTTCCGGGGCAATCAGGTGATCCGCCGCGCCAGCGTGAACCTGCGCGCCACGCCCGGCGCCATGCAGGAACAGGTGAGCGACCTCGTGCGCGACACCATGCTGGACATCACCACGCGCGGCGTGCCCAGCGAGTACGTGCAGGGCCTGGACGTGACCGAGTTCGTGACGCTGCTCGGCCGCCTCGGCGAGCGCAGCGGGAACGTCGCCATCGTCGGCATCGCCGCGCGGCAGGACGTGCGCCCCGGCAGCCGCGTGGACCTGTACCCCGTGCTGCCCTGA
- a CDS encoding Gfo/Idh/MocA family protein: MTEPAFRWGLLGAARIARALIPAIREAGGEVAFVGVRDPQSARAQAFAQEWGVQVAGTYEDLIAADVHAVYNPLPNDAHLPWTLAALRAGKHVLTEKPLTLNAAEAQQLADAAAGTGGTLLEAFAYRFQPHILRIVELVRSGTLGDVRSVHGAFGFHMTNPDDFRWNAAQGGGALFDVGTYPVNLMRLLLGEPQAVTATARWTDAGPDEGVGGIDVALSGTLEFGGALASLDCAFDWTEPSVSRLTVVGTLGTLDVPRVYHSHTHEPVTLHLNVGGQETHEAFPPSNGYARMVTHFQRLARGQEPALYPPADAVAQARVLDALYASARTGVRVQLPRT, encoded by the coding sequence ATGACTGAACCTGCGTTCCGCTGGGGGCTGCTGGGCGCCGCCCGCATTGCCCGCGCCCTGATTCCCGCGATCCGCGAGGCGGGCGGCGAGGTGGCGTTCGTCGGCGTGCGCGACCCTCAGTCGGCGCGGGCGCAGGCCTTCGCTCAGGAATGGGGCGTGCAGGTCGCCGGAACGTACGAAGACCTGATCGCCGCCGACGTGCACGCCGTGTACAACCCCCTGCCGAACGACGCGCACCTGCCCTGGACGCTGGCCGCGCTGCGAGCCGGGAAGCACGTCCTGACCGAGAAACCCCTGACCCTGAACGCCGCCGAGGCGCAGCAACTCGCAGACGCCGCCGCCGGGACGGGCGGCACGCTGCTGGAGGCCTTCGCGTACCGTTTCCAGCCGCACATCCTGCGGATCGTGGAACTCGTGCGGAGCGGCACGCTGGGCGACGTGCGGTCCGTGCACGGCGCGTTCGGATTCCACATGACCAACCCCGACGACTTCCGCTGGAACGCCGCGCAGGGCGGCGGGGCGCTGTTCGACGTGGGCACCTACCCCGTGAACCTGATGCGCCTGCTGCTGGGCGAACCGCAGGCCGTGACCGCCACCGCCCGCTGGACCGACGCCGGACCGGACGAGGGCGTGGGCGGCATCGACGTGGCCCTCAGCGGCACCCTGGAGTTCGGCGGGGCGCTCGCCAGCCTGGACTGCGCGTTCGACTGGACGGAACCCAGCGTCAGCCGCCTGACGGTCGTCGGCACCCTCGGCACGCTGGACGTGCCCCGCGTGTACCACAGCCACACGCACGAACCCGTGACCCTGCACCTGAACGTGGGCGGCCAGGAAACCCACGAGGCATTCCCGCCGTCCAACGGGTACGCGCGCATGGTCACTCACTTCCAGCGGCTCGCGCGCGGCCAGGAACCGGCGCTGTACCCCCCCGCCGACGCGGTCGCGCAGGCACGCGTGCTGGACGCCCTGTACGCCTCGGCCCGCACCGGCGTGCGCGTACAGTTACCCCGCACCTGA
- a CDS encoding potassium channel family protein: MKSKQCLVIGLGRFGTAVATTLYEMGHEVIAVDQHEENVERVMNLVTHAAILDASDERALRTLGVADFDVVVVAIGTDVQANILATMNAKSLGAPYVVCKAIDEMARRVLERIGADLVIRPEHDMGVRLARQIATPNIVDTLDLGSDYAVVEIEANDRLKGTLRDLNLTGRFGVQVIAMSRAGKIEVTPGAEDELRPHDKLVVIGTTHALDELRRYLGE, encoded by the coding sequence ATGAAAAGCAAACAATGCCTGGTGATCGGACTCGGCCGCTTCGGAACGGCGGTCGCCACGACCCTCTACGAGATGGGCCACGAGGTCATCGCCGTCGATCAGCACGAGGAGAACGTCGAGCGGGTCATGAACCTCGTCACGCACGCCGCCATCCTGGACGCCAGCGACGAACGCGCCCTGCGGACCCTGGGCGTCGCGGACTTCGACGTGGTCGTGGTCGCCATCGGCACGGACGTGCAGGCGAACATTCTGGCTACCATGAACGCCAAGAGCCTCGGCGCGCCGTACGTGGTGTGCAAGGCCATCGACGAGATGGCCCGCCGCGTACTGGAACGCATCGGCGCGGACCTCGTCATCCGCCCCGAACATGACATGGGCGTGCGCCTGGCGCGGCAGATCGCCACGCCGAACATCGTGGACACCCTGGACCTGGGCAGCGATTACGCCGTCGTGGAAATCGAGGCGAACGACCGCCTGAAAGGCACGCTGCGCGACCTGAACCTCACGGGCCGTTTCGGGGTGCAGGTGATCGCCATGAGCCGCGCCGGGAAGATCGAGGTCACGCCCGGCGCCGAGGATGAACTGCGCCCCCACGACAAACTCGTGGTGATCGGCACCACCCACGCCCTGGACGAACTGCGCCGCTACCTGGGCGAGTGA
- the lptB gene encoding LPS export ABC transporter ATP-binding protein — protein MTAPASQTPSQTAVTPVQDAPQRPVLHAEHLGKNYGRRAVVRDVNLTVRPGEIVALFGPNGAGKTTTFYMLVGFIRPGAGRIALGDRDVTRLPMHERARLGLGYLPQEPSAFRKLTARDNLLAILEYQNLSRAEQEARADSLLAEFGLTHLSGSYAYQLSGGERRRLELARALTTDPDYLLLDEPFTGVDPKSIREIQRLIHELRDRRGLGVFITDHNVRETIALTDRVYLMFDGQVKFEGTPAQFAQDEDARQYYLGDDFEL, from the coding sequence GTGACTGCTCCCGCCTCCCAGACTCCCTCTCAGACGGCTGTCACGCCCGTGCAGGACGCGCCGCAGCGCCCGGTCCTGCACGCCGAGCACCTGGGCAAGAACTACGGCCGCCGCGCCGTGGTCCGCGACGTGAACCTGACCGTCCGGCCCGGCGAGATCGTGGCGCTGTTCGGCCCGAACGGTGCGGGCAAGACCACCACCTTCTACATGCTGGTGGGCTTCATCCGGCCCGGCGCGGGCCGCATCGCGCTGGGTGACCGGGACGTGACGCGCCTGCCCATGCACGAACGCGCCCGCCTGGGCCTGGGGTACCTGCCGCAGGAACCCAGCGCCTTCCGGAAACTCACGGCCCGCGACAACCTGCTGGCCATCCTGGAATACCAGAACCTGAGCCGCGCCGAGCAGGAAGCCCGCGCGGACTCGCTGCTCGCCGAGTTCGGCCTGACGCACCTCTCGGGCAGTTACGCCTACCAGCTGTCCGGCGGGGAACGCCGCCGCCTGGAACTGGCCCGCGCCCTGACCACCGACCCCGACTACCTGCTGCTGGACGAACCCTTCACCGGCGTGGACCCCAAGAGCATCCGCGAGATTCAGCGCCTGATCCACGAACTGCGCGACCGCCGGGGCCTGGGCGTGTTCATCACCGACCACAACGTCCGCGAGACCATCGCCCTGACCGACCGGGTGTACCTGATGTTCGACGGGCAGGTGAAGTTCGAGGGCACGCCCGCCCAGTTCGCGCAGGACGAGGACGCCCGCCAGTACTACCTGGGCGACGACTTCGAACTGTGA
- a CDS encoding phosphotransferase family protein, which yields MSDLPDLTPGELAAFAQQFGLEPPLTRLPSVGIVNRVYRARRAGRDVVLRVPMPGDIGDARTESVAVPAAVRAGIPTPELLVFDDSRAVLDAPVTLYAFAPGRSLDGLPWSYGDPRLSRAWREAGRALAALHAGVTDAPDPHGYLESITPPDPARTRTRVLTAERLGTAEADWATGLTARLLSENPPPAQPAFLHDDLHAGNLMVTEDGAVTALIDWGDAGWGDPALDLSYSGPLAVPDLIAGYHEAGGTAGDALTLRVLAYTLDNATRYLTRQPEAHENGDLWYTRPATALMGLLRVSPRVPQWQEALGQ from the coding sequence GTGTCTGACCTTCCCGACCTGACGCCGGGTGAGCTGGCGGCCTTCGCGCAGCAGTTCGGCCTGGAACCGCCCCTGACGCGTCTGCCGAGCGTGGGGATCGTGAACCGCGTGTACCGGGCCCGGCGGGCCGGGCGGGACGTGGTGCTGCGCGTGCCGATGCCCGGCGACATCGGGGATGCCCGGACCGAGAGTGTGGCCGTGCCCGCAGCGGTGCGGGCGGGCATTCCGACGCCGGAACTGCTGGTGTTCGACGACTCGCGCGCGGTGCTGGACGCCCCGGTGACGCTGTACGCCTTCGCGCCGGGCCGCAGCCTGGACGGCCTGCCCTGGAGCTACGGTGATCCGCGCCTGTCCCGCGCGTGGCGGGAGGCGGGCCGCGCCCTGGCCGCCCTGCACGCCGGGGTGACCGACGCGCCCGACCCGCACGGATACCTGGAGTCCATCACGCCGCCCGACCCGGCCCGCACCCGCACGCGCGTCCTGACCGCCGAGCGGCTGGGCACTGCCGAGGCCGACTGGGCGACCGGCCTTACCGCCCGCCTGCTGAGCGAGAACCCGCCGCCCGCGCAGCCTGCGTTCCTGCACGACGACCTGCACGCCGGGAACCTGATGGTGACGGAGGACGGCGCGGTGACGGCCCTGATCGACTGGGGGGACGCCGGGTGGGGCGACCCGGCCCTGGACCTCAGTTACTCCGGGCCGCTGGCTGTGCCGGACCTGATCGCCGGGTACCACGAGGCAGGCGGCACCGCAGGCGACGCCCTGACCCTGCGGGTGCTGGCGTACACGCTGGACAACGCCACCCGTTACCTGACGCGGCAGCCGGAAGCGCACGAGAACGGCGACCTGTGGTACACCCGCCCCGCCACCGCCCTGATGGGATTGCTGCGCGTCAGTCCGCGCGTGCCGCAGTGGCAGGAGGCGCTGGGGCAGTGA
- a CDS encoding quinate 5-dehydrogenase: MTDPLQGWQPAPAGHKHVVSVSLGSSARNARETVTVLGQPFIIERIGTDGDAKKMAALFQALDGRVDAFGLGGADLYLLAGGKRYTFTNVRKLVAGARITPVLDGSGLKNTLERDAIAQLDPILNWRTQKVLMVSAVDRFGMAEALAEHGADIVFGDIVFGLNVDRPLRSITSLRRVARLILPALTRLPQDWFYPTGAKQDTSVQGKGTRYYAWADVIAGDTHYAKRYAPQDLTGKTILTQTITQADRDWMKARGVARLITTTPRMGSRNFATNVLEAMFVALSGRREALTGPEYLEYIRQVGFRPEINEL; this comes from the coding sequence ATGACCGATCCCCTCCAGGGCTGGCAGCCCGCGCCCGCCGGGCACAAGCACGTCGTCAGCGTCAGCCTGGGCAGCAGCGCCCGCAACGCCCGCGAGACCGTCACCGTGCTCGGCCAGCCGTTCATCATCGAACGGATCGGCACGGACGGCGACGCGAAGAAGATGGCCGCCCTGTTTCAGGCGCTCGACGGCCGCGTGGACGCCTTCGGTCTGGGCGGCGCGGACCTGTACCTGCTGGCCGGCGGGAAACGCTACACCTTCACGAACGTCCGCAAACTCGTCGCCGGGGCGCGCATCACCCCGGTCCTCGACGGCAGCGGCCTGAAAAACACCCTGGAACGCGACGCCATCGCGCAACTGGACCCCATCCTGAACTGGCGCACGCAGAAAGTCCTGATGGTCTCCGCCGTGGACCGCTTCGGGATGGCCGAGGCCCTCGCCGAACACGGCGCCGACATCGTGTTCGGGGACATCGTGTTCGGTCTGAACGTGGACCGGCCCCTGCGCAGCATCACGTCCCTGCGGCGCGTCGCGCGGCTGATCCTGCCCGCCCTGACCCGCCTCCCGCAGGACTGGTTCTACCCGACCGGCGCCAAACAGGACACCAGCGTGCAGGGCAAAGGTACGCGCTACTACGCCTGGGCCGACGTGATCGCCGGAGACACCCACTACGCCAAACGCTACGCCCCGCAGGACCTGACCGGCAAGACCATCCTCACGCAGACCATCACCCAGGCCGACCGCGACTGGATGAAAGCGCGCGGCGTGGCCCGCCTGATCACCACCACCCCCCGCATGGGCAGCCGCAACTTCGCCACCAACGTCCTGGAAGCCATGTTCGTCGCCCTGAGCGGCCGCCGCGAAGCCCTGACCGGCCCCGAGTACCTGGAGTACATCCGGCAGGTCGGCTTCAGACCCGAAATCAACGAGTTGTAA
- a CDS encoding ABC transporter substrate-binding protein encodes MRSLTCLLTLTLLLPAAQAAPVRVEFWHAMTGVKDTVAAYARDFNRSQDRYELVPVAQGNYRDLLPRLQAAQKTGKAPALVQLEFTQFPALAQAGKLTDLSRVVADLPGTLKNDYYPAVWRAGELAGRTYGLPWNVSVPVLMFNARILQNAGVTPPATWTALESASRALTSGGRRPLVVAADAWTFEANVLSRGGSLVSGAQPRLNSPDAVEALTQLARMSAAGQAQPRTLGEATRAAIDFARGQNVFVLASVANWTDARKLPFFSLGVAPFPCEKAGACTVPLGGATLAVPAGTPAAEQAGAAAFWQYLNTPERLADWVQVTAYAPTRRAALPLLEGWYGRNPQLRAAHAQMNRAVPRPTTPAYAEWTALLETAIQKATTGKANAKAALDEAQAQAQAGR; translated from the coding sequence ATGCGCTCCCTGACCTGCCTGCTGACCCTGACCCTGCTGCTTCCGGCCGCGCAGGCCGCGCCGGTCCGCGTGGAGTTCTGGCACGCCATGACCGGCGTGAAAGACACGGTCGCCGCCTACGCCCGCGACTTCAACCGCTCGCAGGACCGCTACGAACTCGTGCCGGTCGCGCAGGGCAACTACCGCGACCTGCTGCCCAGGTTGCAGGCCGCGCAGAAGACCGGGAAGGCCCCGGCGCTGGTGCAACTGGAATTCACGCAGTTCCCGGCGCTGGCCCAGGCGGGCAAACTGACCGACCTGTCCCGCGTGGTCGCCGACCTGCCCGGCACCCTGAAGAACGATTACTACCCGGCCGTGTGGCGCGCCGGTGAACTGGCGGGCCGCACGTACGGCCTGCCCTGGAACGTCAGCGTGCCGGTCCTGATGTTCAACGCCCGCATCCTCCAGAACGCAGGCGTGACCCCCCCGGCCACCTGGACGGCCCTGGAAAGCGCCAGCCGCGCCCTGACCTCCGGCGGGCGCCGCCCACTGGTCGTCGCCGCCGACGCCTGGACCTTCGAGGCGAACGTCCTGTCACGCGGCGGCAGTCTGGTCAGTGGCGCGCAGCCCCGCCTGAACAGCCCGGACGCCGTGGAAGCCCTCACGCAACTGGCCCGCATGAGCGCCGCCGGTCAGGCGCAGCCGCGCACGCTGGGCGAGGCGACCCGCGCCGCCATCGACTTCGCGCGCGGGCAGAACGTGTTCGTGCTGGCCAGCGTCGCCAACTGGACGGACGCCCGTAAACTCCCGTTCTTCAGTCTGGGCGTCGCGCCGTTCCCGTGCGAGAAGGCCGGGGCGTGCACGGTTCCGCTGGGCGGCGCGACCCTGGCCGTGCCCGCCGGGACGCCCGCCGCCGAGCAGGCCGGAGCGGCCGCGTTCTGGCAGTACCTGAACACCCCCGAACGCCTGGCCGACTGGGTGCAGGTCACCGCGTACGCCCCCACCCGCCGCGCCGCGCTGCCGCTGCTCGAAGGCTGGTACGGCCGGAACCCGCAACTGCGCGCCGCGCACGCCCAGATGAACCGCGCCGTGCCGCGCCCCACCACGCCCGCCTACGCCGAATGGACGGCCCTGCTGGAAACCGCCATTCAGAAAGCCACGACCGGAAAGGCAAACGCGAAGGCCGCGCTCGACGAGGCCCAGGCCCAGGCCCAGGCAGGGCGCTGA